The following coding sequences are from one Caldibacillus debilis DSM 16016 window:
- a CDS encoding CTP synthase: MTKYVFVTGGVVSSLGKGIIAASLGLLLKKRGLKVTIQKFDPYINVDPGTMSPYQHGEVFVTDDGAETDLDLGHYERFIDINLNKYSNVTTGKIYSSVLKKERRGDYLGATVQVIPHITNEIKDRVFQAGKETKADVVITEIGGTVGDIESLPFLEAIRQMKSDVGPDRVLYIHCTLVPYIKAAGEMKTKPTQHSVKELRSLGIQPNIIVLRTEHPISEDMRDKIALFCDIDKEAVIESRDADILYSVPLALKEQGFDEIVCRHFGLATKEPDLRDWEQLIEKIRNLSKTVRIALVGKYVELQDAYISVVESLRHAGYRFDADVQVQWVNSEFLTEENCADELKGADGILVPGGFGDRGIEGKILAIKYARENKIPFFGICLGMQMASVEFARHVAGLEGAHSSEINPETPYPVIDLLPEQKEIEEKGGTLRLGLYPCKLKENTKAFAAYQDEVVYERHRHRYEFNNEFRELFESKGFVFSGLSPDERLVEIIELEDHPWFVACQFHPEFKSRPTRPHPLFREFIRSALNHKENRTAGE; encoded by the coding sequence GGGATTGCTGTTGAAAAAACGGGGGCTCAAGGTCACCATCCAAAAATTCGACCCTTATATCAACGTCGATCCCGGCACGATGAGCCCCTATCAGCACGGGGAAGTATTCGTCACCGACGACGGGGCGGAAACGGATTTGGATCTCGGCCACTATGAGCGTTTCATCGACATCAATCTGAACAAATATTCCAATGTGACGACGGGGAAAATTTATTCTTCGGTCTTGAAGAAGGAGCGCCGCGGCGATTATTTGGGCGCTACGGTCCAAGTCATTCCCCACATTACCAATGAAATTAAGGATCGGGTCTTTCAGGCGGGTAAGGAGACGAAGGCGGACGTGGTGATCACCGAGATCGGCGGCACCGTCGGCGACATCGAATCCCTGCCCTTTTTGGAGGCGATCCGGCAGATGAAAAGCGATGTGGGGCCGGATCGGGTCCTGTACATCCATTGCACCCTCGTTCCCTACATTAAGGCGGCGGGGGAAATGAAGACGAAGCCGACGCAGCACAGCGTCAAAGAATTGCGCAGCCTCGGCATCCAGCCGAACATCATCGTCCTCCGGACGGAACATCCGATCTCTGAAGACATGAGGGACAAAATCGCCCTCTTTTGCGACATCGACAAAGAAGCGGTCATTGAATCCAGGGATGCGGACATCCTGTATTCCGTCCCCCTCGCCTTGAAGGAACAGGGGTTTGATGAGATCGTCTGCCGGCATTTCGGCCTGGCCACGAAGGAACCGGATTTGCGCGACTGGGAGCAGCTGATCGAAAAAATAAGAAACTTGTCGAAAACCGTTCGCATCGCCCTCGTCGGGAAATATGTCGAACTGCAGGACGCCTATATTTCCGTTGTCGAATCGCTGCGCCACGCCGGCTACCGGTTTGACGCCGACGTCCAGGTCCAATGGGTCAATTCGGAATTTTTGACGGAGGAAAACTGTGCGGACGAGCTCAAGGGAGCCGACGGCATCCTCGTTCCCGGCGGATTCGGCGACCGGGGCATCGAAGGGAAGATTTTGGCGATCAAATACGCCCGGGAAAATAAAATCCCCTTCTTCGGCATTTGTTTGGGCATGCAGATGGCTTCCGTGGAATTCGCCCGCCACGTGGCCGGCTTGGAAGGGGCCCATTCTTCGGAAATCAACCCGGAAACCCCCTATCCGGTCATCGACTTGCTCCCCGAACAGAAGGAGATTGAAGAAAAGGGAGGAACGCTGCGGCTGGGCTTATATCCCTGCAAATTGAAGGAAAACACGAAGGCCTTTGCGGCGTACCAGGATGAGGTGGTCTACGAACGCCACCGCCACCGCTACGAATTTAACAATGAATTCCGGGAACTTTTCGAAAGCAAGGGATTCGTCTTTTCCGGACTGAGTCCCGATGAGCGCCTGGTGGAAATCATCGAATTGGAGGACCACCCTTGGTTCGTGGCCTGCCAGTTCCATCCCGAATTCAAATCCCGGCCGACAAGGCCCCATCCCTTGTTCCGGGAGTTTATCCGTTCCGCATTAAACCATAAAGAAAACCGGACGGCGGGCGAATGA